DNA sequence from the Brachybacterium sp. P6-10-X1 genome:
GATGTCCAGAAATTCGCGCGCTCGGCGCCGCCGGCGCCACCCGAGGCCGTCTCGGCAGTCCCGAGGGTCGGCTCCGGCGTTCTGCTTGCGATGACCCCCTCCGCGTGCAAAGGTGAGGTGACCCACGCGGTGCAACGAGGCCGAGCTGGGAGCTCGGTCCCCCCCCGCACGTCGAGCACGCAGGAGGTCATCCGTGAAACTGCCCTGGCTGAAGCCCGCCCTCGAGGCCCCGGGCCCCTTCACGTCGGTCCACATCGACACCACCCGGACCGATCCGCACGCCGCCGGCGAGCTCGAGGCGCGATGGGCACGGATGCGCTCCGACCTCTCGGCCGCCGGTGCCCCCGCTGCACTGCTGGACCAGATCGAGGAGACGGTGCTGAGCCCCTCCCCGATCGGCGGGCGGCACGGCCGGACCCTGCTGGCGACCGATACGGAGATCCTCGTGGACCGGGTCCTGCCGGCACCGCCGCTGGAGGAAGCGGCCCACCGCGGCGAGCATCCGCAGCTGCTGCCCCTGTTGCAGCTGACTCCCTTCGCCGTCAGCCAGCTGCTGATCATCGTCGACCGCGCCGGCGCCGATCTCCACCTGCGCGCCCCGGACAATCCGTCCATCGCTCACGGTCGCAACGATCTGGGCGGGGATGCGAGCGTGGAGGGCGGCCACGACGTGCTCCACAAGGCGAGCCTCGGGGGCGGCACCCAGCACGGGTGGCGGGCGAACAATTATGAGACGCGCGTCGAGGACTCCTGGGAGCGCAATGCGGACGCGGTCGCCGAGACGGTCGAGCGGATCCTGCGCGAGAAGTGCCCCGACATGCTGATGCTCAGCGGCGATGTGCGCGCCATGGGCCTGCTGAAGGAGGCGCTGCACCACGAGTCCCGTGAGAGGGTCATCGACGTGCCCGGCGGCACCCGAGGGGTCGCCTTCGATCGCGGCCCCTTCCGGGAGGAGCTGGTGAGGGTGACGGAGGAGTTCGTCGCCCGTCGTCAGCAGGAGCTGGCCGAACGATTCCGCGAGAGCCAGGCCCGCGACGGCGCCTCGGTGGGAGGTGCCTCCGAGGTCGCCCAGGCGCTGACCCGGGGGCAGGTCGAGGAGCTGGTGTTCGTCACCGCGCACGCCCCGGCCATGATCGAGGACCTGCTGCGCCGGACGCTGCTCACCGATGGCGCGGTCTCCGCCCTGCCGGAGGACGTCGAGGGCGTACCCGAGGGCGTCGGCGCGCTGCTGCGCTGGCGTGACGGGACCACTCCGTCCAACAGCATCGGCAGCATGACCGGGGACGCACGGCGCGAGTGACGGCGTCGGCCGGTCCAGGGGCCCGACGTCCGGCGCCCCGGGGACCGGACGGTCCGATCCCTCGACAGAGAGCGGGCGCGTCCCCAGGATGGAGATGCACGAGCAGGGACGACACCTTGCGGTACGTGCTCAGGAACGTCGTCGGAAGAGGTGAGTGACCGTGCCCGAGGCATGGAGCGCCAAGCGCGAACGGCAGTACGACCACGTCAGGAAGAGCCAGCTGGACCAGGGCAGCTCCGAGGCGGAAGCCGAGGAGATCGCCGCCCGCACCGTCAACAAGACCCGGGCCCAGGAAGGCGAGTCCGAGGAGGCCAGCGAGACCTCGACGGAGGACAAGTCACCGTCGGAACGCGGCGGGGAGCGGTCCGGCTCCGGCCCCCAGGGGCGCACCAAGGACCAGCTCTACCGGGACGCGCAGCGTGAGGGTGTCGAGGGCCGCTCGCAGATGGACAAGGACCAGCTCGAGGAGGAGGTCGCACGGCGCGAGGACCGCTGAGCACAGGACGCGCCGTCGGCGGCCCGCCGAGCGGCCGGACCGCTCAGCGGCGCGGCGCCGCAGGTGATCCCGCCTACCCCCGCGCACGGAAGACTTCCCTCGTCCCCAGGGACGCTGTGTACGCTCGCACACGACGACGGGGGAGTATCCGCCACGCCGCGCACGTCACCACGAGGACGATCGAGAGTCCTCCGGGCGCGTCGGCCCACCGAGAGCTTCGGTGGGCGGAGAGACCCGGGTCCACCACGCGACCCAGGAAAGTTGAATGACTGTCTCCCCCCTCATCTGGATCCTCACGATCATCGCGATCGTCGGGCTCCTGGCCTTCGACTACATCTTCCACGTGCGCAAGGCGCACATCCCGACCATCGGCGAGGCCGCGGTCTGGTCCGGGATCTACGTGGGCATCGCCCTCGTGTTCGGCATCGGCGTCCTCGCTCTCGGCGGCACCACCATGGGCGCCGAGTACTTCGCCGGCTACGTCACGGAGAAGGCCCTGTCGATCGACAACCTCTTCGTGTTCCTCGTGATCATGGGGGCCTTCGCCGTACCCCGCCAGGACCAGCAGAAGGTGCTGCTGTTCGGCATCACCTTCGCGATCATCGCCCGGTCGGGCATGATCGCGATCGGTGCGGTCGCGATCGACCGCCTCTCCTTCGCCTTCTACATCTTCGGGGCGATCCTGCTGTACACGGCCGCCAAGATGATCCGCGACGAGGCCAAGGAGGACGACCCCGACGAGGACAAGCAGGACAGCTTCCTCGTCCGCCTGGTCAAGAAGGTCCTGCCGGCCACCGACGAGTTCGACGGCGACAAGCTGCTGACGATCGAGAACGGCAAGCGGGTCCTCACCCCCATGCTGCTGGTCATGATCGCCATCGCCGGCACCGATCTGCTGTTCGCCCTCGACTCCATCCCGGCGATCTTCGGCCTCACCCAGAACACCTACATCGTGTTCACCGCGACGGCGTTCTCGCTGCTGGGCCTGCGGCAGCTGTACTTCCTCATCGACGGACTGCTCGACCGCCTCGTGTACCTGTCCTACGGGCTGTCGGTCATCCTCGCCTTCATCGGCGTGAAGCTCGTGCTGCATGCCTTGCACACCAATGAGCTGTTCTTCGTCCATGGCGGCGAGCCGCTGGACGTCCCCGAGGTCACCACCGGGCTGTCCCTCACCGTGATCATCTCCGTCCTCGTCGTGACCGTGCTGGTCTCGCTGCTGTCCCCGAAGGGGCGCGCGCAGGCGGCGGTCAACAACGCCCACCGCGAGGCCGTCGCCTATGTGGAGATGACCTACGCCGGCTTCGAGGCTCGGCGGGACGCGATGTACGAGCGCATGCTCGAGGACGAGAAGACCCTTCAGGGACTGCCCGCGAAGTTCCGATCCATGGTGGCCTCCGAGCAGAACGTGCGCGAGCTGCTCACCGATGCCCACCGAATCCACGAGGTACGTGTCGCGTTCAACGACCGCGGTGAGCGTTCGGACGAACAGCCCGAGGACCTCCTGGTCACCCGGGCGGACGGCACCATCGCGACCGATGGCAACGGTAACGTCGTGACCGTCGCCGAGGACGAGGCCGCCCGCGCGACGTCGCAGGCCAGACACCGC
Encoded proteins:
- a CDS encoding Vms1/Ankzf1 family peptidyl-tRNA hydrolase, encoding MKLPWLKPALEAPGPFTSVHIDTTRTDPHAAGELEARWARMRSDLSAAGAPAALLDQIEETVLSPSPIGGRHGRTLLATDTEILVDRVLPAPPLEEAAHRGEHPQLLPLLQLTPFAVSQLLIIVDRAGADLHLRAPDNPSIAHGRNDLGGDASVEGGHDVLHKASLGGGTQHGWRANNYETRVEDSWERNADAVAETVERILREKCPDMLMLSGDVRAMGLLKEALHHESRERVIDVPGGTRGVAFDRGPFREELVRVTEEFVARRQQELAERFRESQARDGASVGGASEVAQALTRGQVEELVFVTAHAPAMIEDLLRRTLLTDGAVSALPEDVEGVPEGVGALLRWRDGTTPSNSIGSMTGDARRE
- a CDS encoding plasmid stabilization protein, which translates into the protein MPEAWSAKRERQYDHVRKSQLDQGSSEAEAEEIAARTVNKTRAQEGESEEASETSTEDKSPSERGGERSGSGPQGRTKDQLYRDAQREGVEGRSQMDKDQLEEEVARREDR
- a CDS encoding TerC family protein, with the protein product MTVSPLIWILTIIAIVGLLAFDYIFHVRKAHIPTIGEAAVWSGIYVGIALVFGIGVLALGGTTMGAEYFAGYVTEKALSIDNLFVFLVIMGAFAVPRQDQQKVLLFGITFAIIARSGMIAIGAVAIDRLSFAFYIFGAILLYTAAKMIRDEAKEDDPDEDKQDSFLVRLVKKVLPATDEFDGDKLLTIENGKRVLTPMLLVMIAIAGTDLLFALDSIPAIFGLTQNTYIVFTATAFSLLGLRQLYFLIDGLLDRLVYLSYGLSVILAFIGVKLVLHALHTNELFFVHGGEPLDVPEVTTGLSLTVIISVLVVTVLVSLLSPKGRAQAAVNNAHREAVAYVEMTYAGFEARRDAMYERMLEDEKTLQGLPAKFRSMVASEQNVRELLTDAHRIHEVRVAFNDRGERSDEQPEDLLVTRADGTIATDGNGNVVTVAEDEAARATSQARHREREEARAAYAASRSS